A genomic window from Mesorhizobium sp. 131-2-1 includes:
- the hrpB gene encoding ATP-dependent helicase HrpB: protein MKTDRLPELPVSAVLPALGEALAMKSSAVLVAPPGAGKTTLVPLALLDAPWLGAGRIVLLEPRRLAARAAARRMAELLGEEPGETVGYAMRMENRTSAKTKILVVTEGVLSRMILDDPELPGVSAVIFDEFHERSLDGDFGLALALDVQGALRPDLRLLVMSATLDGARVARLLSGAPVIESEGRAFPVDIRYDERPPGTAIEDAMARAIRSALVDENGSVLAFLPGQREIERTAERLRDRLGADTDIVPLYGQLDNKTQDAAIRPPPPGRRKVVLATSIAETSITIDGVRVVIDSGLSRLPRYEPASGLTRLETVRVSRASADQRAGRAGRTQAGVAVRLWRAEQTAALPAFTPPEILEADLSGLMLDCAAFGVADPSSLSFLDLPPAPALNEARVLLRALHAVDEAGRLTDAGSAMRKLALPVRLAHMVAEAAAIGHALEAATLAVLLTERGLGGDGADLERRLMRFRAEKSPRAVSARQLAERLARQAGGGKGDAQASAGALLIHAWPDRVAKARGERGRFVLANGSGAILDAADPLAGETWLVVADLQGKAQNARITAAAAVDEADIRAALGDRIETRRETSFDRDRRAVRVRETARLGAITLAERMLPAPSGADADRAILEALREHGLSLLDWGKEAETLRQRLGWLNRGLGAPWPDVSDEALLDRLDDWLLPFLGGDASFAAIKPASLSAGLMAMVPHDLQRKVDALAPTHFDAPSGSHVPIRYDGEWPVLAVRVQELFGLDRHPAIAGGTVPLTLELLSPAHRPIQTTRDLPGFWRGSWADVRTDMRGRYPRHVWPENPLLATATSRAKPRGT, encoded by the coding sequence ATGAAGACAGATCGCTTGCCGGAGCTTCCGGTCTCAGCCGTGCTGCCGGCGCTCGGCGAAGCGCTGGCGATGAAGAGCAGCGCCGTGCTGGTGGCGCCGCCCGGCGCCGGCAAGACGACGCTGGTGCCGCTGGCGCTGCTCGACGCGCCGTGGCTCGGCGCGGGCAGGATCGTCCTGCTCGAGCCGCGCCGGCTCGCCGCCCGCGCCGCCGCCCGCCGCATGGCCGAGCTCCTCGGCGAGGAGCCCGGCGAGACCGTCGGCTATGCCATGCGCATGGAGAACCGCACCTCGGCGAAGACAAAGATTCTCGTCGTCACCGAGGGCGTGTTGTCGCGCATGATCCTCGATGACCCGGAACTGCCCGGTGTCTCCGCCGTGATCTTCGACGAATTCCACGAGCGCTCGCTGGACGGGGATTTCGGCCTGGCGCTGGCGCTCGACGTGCAGGGTGCGCTGCGGCCGGACCTCAGGCTGCTGGTCATGTCGGCGACGCTCGACGGCGCGCGCGTCGCCAGGCTGTTGTCCGGCGCGCCGGTGATCGAGAGCGAGGGCCGCGCCTTCCCGGTCGACATCCGCTATGACGAGCGGCCGCCGGGCACTGCGATCGAGGACGCCATGGCCAGGGCGATCCGCTCGGCCCTGGTCGACGAGAACGGCAGCGTGCTTGCCTTCCTGCCCGGCCAGCGCGAGATCGAGCGCACCGCCGAGCGGCTGCGGGACCGCCTCGGCGCCGACACCGACATCGTGCCGCTCTACGGCCAACTCGACAACAAAACACAGGACGCGGCGATCAGGCCGCCGCCGCCGGGTCGCCGCAAGGTGGTGCTGGCGACGTCCATCGCCGAGACCTCGATCACCATCGACGGCGTGCGCGTCGTCATCGATTCCGGCCTGTCGCGCCTGCCGCGCTACGAGCCGGCGAGCGGACTGACCAGGCTGGAGACGGTGCGCGTCAGCCGGGCATCGGCCGACCAGCGCGCCGGCCGCGCCGGCCGCACGCAGGCTGGCGTCGCCGTCCGGCTGTGGCGCGCCGAGCAGACGGCCGCGCTTCCCGCCTTCACGCCGCCGGAAATCCTTGAGGCCGATCTTTCCGGCCTCATGCTCGATTGCGCCGCCTTCGGCGTCGCCGATCCTTCGAGCCTGTCCTTCCTCGACCTGCCGCCGGCGCCGGCGCTCAACGAGGCGAGGGTCTTGCTGCGCGCGCTGCACGCCGTCGACGAGGCGGGGCGGCTGACCGATGCTGGTTCGGCGATGCGCAAGCTGGCGCTGCCGGTGCGGCTTGCCCATATGGTCGCCGAAGCCGCCGCAATCGGCCATGCGCTGGAGGCGGCGACGCTTGCCGTGCTGCTTACCGAACGTGGGCTCGGCGGCGACGGCGCCGACCTCGAACGCCGGCTAATGCGCTTCCGCGCCGAGAAGTCGCCGCGTGCCGTTTCAGCCCGCCAGCTCGCCGAACGGCTGGCAAGGCAGGCCGGCGGCGGCAAAGGCGATGCGCAGGCTTCCGCCGGCGCGCTCCTCATCCATGCCTGGCCGGACCGCGTCGCCAAAGCGCGCGGCGAGCGTGGCCGTTTCGTGCTGGCCAATGGTTCGGGCGCAATCCTCGATGCCGCCGATCCGCTGGCTGGCGAGACCTGGCTGGTCGTCGCCGACCTGCAGGGCAAGGCGCAGAACGCCCGCATCACCGCCGCCGCTGCGGTCGACGAGGCCGACATCCGCGCGGCCCTTGGCGACCGCATCGAGACGCGCCGCGAGACAAGCTTCGACCGCGACCGGCGTGCGGTGCGCGTGCGCGAGACCGCAAGGCTCGGCGCCATCACGCTGGCCGAGCGCATGCTGCCGGCGCCGTCCGGCGCCGACGCGGATCGGGCGATCCTCGAAGCTCTGCGCGAGCATGGCCTGTCGCTGCTCGACTGGGGCAAGGAGGCCGAGACGCTGCGGCAGCGGCTCGGCTGGCTCAATCGTGGCCTCGGCGCGCCCTGGCCTGATGTTTCCGACGAGGCGCTCCTCGACCGCCTCGACGACTGGCTGCTGCCCTTCCTCGGCGGCGATGCCTCCTTCGCCGCGATCAAGCCGGCTTCCCTTTCGGCCGGGCTGATGGCGATGGTGCCGCATGATCTGCAGCGCAAGGTCGACGCGCTGGCGCCGACCCATTTCGACGCCCCGTCGGGCAGCCATGTGCCGATCCGCTACGACGGCGAATGGCCGGTGCTGGCGGTGCGCGTGCAGGAGCTGTTCGGCCTCGACAGGCACCCGGCGATCGCCGGCGGCACCGTGCCGCTCACCCTCGAACTCCTGTCGCCGGCGCACCGGCCGATCCAGACGACGCGCGACCTGCCCGGCTTCTGGCGCGGTTCCTGGGCGGATGTCCGCACCGACATGCGCGGCCGCTATCCCAGGCATGTCTGGCCCGAGAACCCGTTGCTCGCCACCGCCACCAGCCGCGCCAAGCCGCGCGGGACGTAA